Proteins encoded in a region of the Acidobacteriota bacterium genome:
- a CDS encoding efflux RND transporter periplasmic adaptor subunit: protein MSDLREDLSALRIDRSTEPPPRRRWIGWALVLLLLAIAGAGAWRWFARERPVEVQVASVTMRAAGNQAAVLNASGYVTARRRATVSAKVTGKVVEMNVEEGMAVREGQILARLDDATPRAALALAEAQAEAAHRAIAENEVRLDEAIINLNRLTKLVDIGAATAAEVDAARANRDSTQARILALKQQAAVAERQVELQKAELDNMIVRAPFSGVAISKDAQPGEMVSPISAGGGFTRTGICTIVDMRSLEIEVDVNESYINRVRSGQDVVAVLDAYPDWQIPAEVITMVPTADRQKATVLVRIGFKALDPRILPDMGVKVTFLRSAEPGDEGQAKPAVLTPKASIREENGKPIVFVIRGDRVERRAIQTGGGDGDRVEVTAGLQNGDRVVIAPPPALQDGTLVTVQNP from the coding sequence ATGTCCGATCTTCGAGAAGACCTGTCGGCGCTGCGGATCGATCGGTCCACCGAGCCTCCGCCTCGACGCCGCTGGATCGGCTGGGCGCTGGTCCTCCTGCTCCTGGCCATCGCGGGCGCCGGCGCGTGGCGGTGGTTCGCGCGCGAGCGGCCCGTCGAGGTGCAGGTGGCCTCGGTCACGATGCGCGCTGCCGGCAACCAGGCTGCGGTCCTGAACGCATCCGGGTACGTCACGGCGCGGCGCCGCGCGACGGTCTCCGCGAAAGTCACCGGCAAGGTCGTCGAGATGAACGTCGAGGAGGGCATGGCCGTGCGCGAGGGCCAGATCCTCGCGCGCCTGGACGATGCGACGCCTCGAGCGGCGCTGGCGCTGGCCGAGGCGCAGGCCGAGGCGGCGCATCGCGCGATCGCCGAGAACGAGGTCCGGCTCGACGAGGCGATCATCAACCTGAACCGGCTGACGAAGCTCGTCGACATCGGCGCCGCCACCGCCGCGGAGGTCGACGCCGCGCGGGCGAACCGCGACTCGACCCAGGCGCGGATCCTCGCGCTGAAGCAGCAGGCTGCCGTCGCCGAACGCCAGGTCGAGCTCCAGAAGGCGGAGCTCGACAACATGATCGTCCGCGCGCCGTTCAGCGGCGTCGCGATCTCCAAGGACGCCCAGCCCGGCGAGATGGTGTCCCCCATCTCCGCCGGCGGCGGCTTCACGCGCACCGGCATCTGCACGATCGTCGACATGCGATCGCTCGAGATCGAGGTGGACGTCAACGAGAGCTACATCAACCGCGTCCGGAGCGGCCAGGACGTCGTCGCCGTGCTCGACGCGTATCCCGATTGGCAGATTCCGGCCGAGGTCATCACCATGGTGCCGACCGCCGATCGCCAGAAAGCCACCGTGCTCGTCCGGATCGGCTTCAAGGCGCTCGACCCCAGAATCCTGCCCGACATGGGCGTCAAGGTGACGTTCCTGCGATCGGCGGAGCCGGGCGACGAGGGTCAGGCGAAGCCCGCGGTGCTCACGCCCAAGGCCTCGATCCGTGAAGAGAACGGCAAGCCGATCGTCTTCGTGATCCGTGGCGATCGCGTCGAACGGCGCGCCATCCAGACCGGCGGCGGGGACGGCGATCGTGTCGAGGTCACCGCGGGCCTGCAGAACGGCGACCGCGTCGTGATCGCGCCGCCGCCAGCGCTGCAGGACGGCACGCTCGTGACCGTTCAGAATCCGTAG
- a CDS encoding FtsX-like permease family protein produces the protein MKYVPLVWKSLWRRKVRTVFTLACIFIAFLLFGLLMTIRAAFSLGIELAGLDRLVLIHKVSLILPLPVSYQARIAAVPGVVSVTHNTWFGGIYQDPTQFFAKIAVEPERFFAIYPEYRLPPDQMKAWLADRQGAVAGRSLADRFNWKVGDRIPIQGDIWRPKGGDGATWEFNLAGIYDGEPSVDKTQFFFRYDYFDENRQFGEGLVGWYIVKVADPARSLDLARQFDDMFANSPEETKTTTEKGFVDSFAKQIGDIGTMMIAILSAVLFTILLVVGNTMAQAVRERTSELAVLKTLGFSNGAVLALVLAESLFIAVLGGGLGLALAWAIVQQGDPTNGLLPAFVLPDRDVLLGIVLMLALGMVAGAIPAVQAMRLKITDALRRN, from the coding sequence GTGAAGTACGTCCCGCTCGTCTGGAAGAGCCTCTGGCGGCGGAAGGTCCGGACCGTCTTCACGCTCGCCTGCATCTTCATCGCCTTCCTGCTGTTCGGCCTGCTCATGACGATTCGCGCCGCGTTCAGCCTCGGCATCGAGCTGGCCGGCCTGGACCGGCTGGTGCTGATCCACAAGGTCAGCCTGATCCTGCCGCTGCCCGTCTCCTACCAGGCGCGGATCGCGGCGGTCCCGGGCGTCGTGTCGGTCACCCACAACACGTGGTTCGGCGGGATCTACCAGGACCCGACGCAGTTCTTCGCCAAGATTGCCGTGGAGCCCGAGAGGTTCTTCGCGATCTACCCCGAGTACCGCCTGCCCCCGGACCAGATGAAGGCGTGGCTCGCGGACCGGCAGGGCGCGGTCGCCGGCCGGTCGCTGGCCGATCGCTTCAACTGGAAGGTGGGCGATCGCATCCCCATCCAGGGCGACATCTGGCGGCCGAAGGGCGGCGACGGCGCGACGTGGGAGTTCAACCTCGCCGGCATCTACGACGGCGAGCCGAGCGTGGACAAGACGCAGTTCTTCTTCCGCTACGACTACTTCGACGAGAACCGGCAGTTCGGCGAGGGTCTCGTCGGGTGGTACATCGTCAAGGTCGCGGATCCCGCACGCTCGCTGGATCTGGCCCGCCAGTTCGACGACATGTTCGCGAACTCGCCGGAGGAGACGAAGACGACGACCGAGAAGGGGTTCGTGGACAGCTTCGCGAAGCAGATCGGCGACATCGGCACGATGATGATCGCGATCCTGTCGGCCGTGCTGTTCACCATCCTGCTCGTCGTCGGCAACACCATGGCGCAGGCGGTGCGCGAGCGCACGAGCGAGCTGGCGGTGCTCAAGACGCTCGGCTTCTCGAACGGCGCGGTGCTGGCGCTCGTGCTGGCCGAATCGCTGTTCATCGCCGTGCTCGGCGGCGGCCTGGGCCTCGCGCTCGCGTGGGCGATCGTGCAGCAGGGCGATCCGACCAACGGCCTGCTGCCCGCGTTCGTCCTGCCGGACCGGGACGTTCTGCTCGGCATCGTGCTCATGCTGGCGCTCGGGATGGTCGCCGGCGCCATTCCGGCGGTGCAGGCGATGCGCCTGAAGATCACCGATGCGCTGCGCCGCAATTGA
- a CDS encoding ABC transporter permease: MRQIAAITLVNLRTIPRRLGSSLVAVVGIAGVVVVLVAVLSIAEGFRAAMTEAGSTSRALIMRAGSDTEMTSGLAGPETEIIKQAPGIQRDGQRPLASAELFVIIDLPKQSTGTPANVPLRGIEPAAFGVRNEATIVQGRMLQFGTNEVVAGLAASRQFSNLNVGAEIRSGDVTWKVVGIFEADGSVAETEVWCDARTLQGAYRRGNSYQSVLARLDTPEAFTTLKDWLTANPQVNVVVRRESEYYTAQSQTLTTLITTIGVTIAGLMAIGAVFGALLTMYTAVASRAREIATLRALGFHPVAVLVSVFAESIALAVVGGLIGGTAAYVGFNGYQTSTINFQTFSQVAFAFRVTPGLLAMGFAWALGMGLVGAFLPAMRAARLPIPQALREL, from the coding sequence ATGAGACAGATCGCCGCCATCACGCTCGTGAACCTGCGCACGATCCCGCGCCGGCTCGGCTCGTCGCTCGTCGCCGTCGTCGGCATCGCGGGCGTCGTCGTCGTGCTGGTCGCGGTGCTGTCGATCGCCGAGGGCTTTCGCGCCGCGATGACCGAGGCCGGGTCGACGTCCCGCGCGCTGATCATGCGCGCCGGATCGGATACGGAGATGACGAGCGGCCTCGCCGGGCCGGAGACCGAGATCATCAAGCAGGCGCCGGGAATCCAGCGTGATGGCCAGCGGCCGCTCGCCTCGGCCGAGCTGTTCGTGATCATCGATCTGCCGAAGCAGTCCACCGGCACGCCGGCCAACGTGCCGTTGCGCGGCATCGAACCGGCGGCGTTCGGCGTGCGGAACGAAGCGACCATCGTCCAAGGGCGCATGCTCCAGTTCGGCACGAACGAGGTCGTCGCGGGCCTCGCGGCGTCGCGCCAGTTCAGCAACCTGAACGTCGGCGCCGAGATCCGATCCGGCGACGTCACCTGGAAGGTCGTCGGCATCTTCGAGGCAGACGGTTCGGTGGCCGAGACCGAGGTCTGGTGCGATGCGCGCACGTTGCAGGGCGCCTATCGCCGCGGGAACAGCTACCAGAGCGTCCTCGCGAGGCTGGACACGCCCGAAGCCTTCACGACGCTCAAGGACTGGCTGACCGCCAATCCGCAGGTGAACGTCGTGGTGCGGCGGGAGAGCGAGTACTACACGGCGCAGTCGCAGACGCTCACGACCCTGATCACGACGATCGGCGTCACGATCGCCGGCCTCATGGCGATCGGCGCCGTCTTCGGCGCGCTCTTGACGATGTACACGGCGGTGGCGTCGCGGGCGCGGGAGATCGCGACGCTGCGCGCACTCGGCTTCCATCCGGTGGCCGTCCTCGTCTCCGTCTTCGCCGAGTCGATCGCCCTCGCCGTCGTCGGCGGCCTCATCGGCGGCACCGCGGCGTACGTCGGCTTCAACGGCTACCAAACGTCGACGATCAACTTCCAGACGTTCAGCCAGGTGGCGTTCGCGTTCCGCGTCACGCCGGGACTGCTCGCCATGGGCTTCGCGTGGGCGCTCGGCATGGGCCTCGTCGGGGCGTTCCTCCCGGCGATGCGCGCGGCGCGGTTGCCGATCCCGCAGGCGCTCCGCGAGCTCTGA
- a CDS encoding ABC transporter ATP-binding protein, protein MTADRPDPSIRPQHSTPTATSALPLVRVRGVHKHFVRGSERIEVLEGVDLDIPRGEFLALMGPSGSGKTTLLNLIGGLDAPTGGTIEVDGVTISGLGGGALSRWRSRNIGFVFQLYNLLPVLTAEKNVELPLLLTSLSKAERRKRVAIALRVVGLAERAKHYPRQLSGGQEQRVGIARAVVTDPTLLLCDEPTGDLDRKAGDEILDLLQALNREHGKTIVMVTHDPHAADRATRTVHLEKGALEGAPA, encoded by the coding sequence ATGACTGCCGACCGACCTGACCCGTCCATCAGACCTCAGCACTCGACGCCGACAGCGACGTCCGCCCTTCCGCTGGTACGGGTGCGCGGCGTCCACAAGCACTTCGTCCGCGGCAGCGAGCGGATCGAAGTCCTCGAGGGCGTCGATCTCGACATCCCCCGTGGCGAGTTCCTCGCGCTGATGGGCCCTTCGGGCTCCGGCAAGACGACGCTGCTCAACCTGATCGGGGGGCTGGACGCCCCGACGGGCGGCACGATCGAGGTGGACGGCGTCACGATCAGCGGACTCGGCGGCGGCGCGCTCTCGCGCTGGCGATCGCGCAACATCGGCTTCGTCTTCCAGCTCTACAACCTGCTGCCGGTGCTCACCGCGGAGAAGAACGTCGAGCTGCCGCTGCTGCTGACCTCGCTCTCGAAGGCGGAACGCCGCAAGCGCGTCGCCATCGCCCTGCGCGTCGTCGGCCTGGCGGAGCGGGCGAAGCACTACCCCAGACAACTGTCGGGCGGGCAGGAGCAGCGCGTCGGCATCGCCAGGGCGGTCGTGACCGATCCGACGCTCCTGCTGTGCGACGAGCCCACCGGCGACCTCGACCGCAAGGCTGGCGACGAGATTCTCGACCTGCTGCAGGCGCTCAATCGCGAGCACGGGAAGACCATCGTCATGGTCACGCACGATCCGCACGCTGCCGATCGCGCGACGCGGACCGTCCACTTGGAGAAAGGCGCGCTGGAGGGCGCGCCCGCGTGA